A DNA window from Trichomycterus rosablanca isolate fTriRos1 chromosome 9, fTriRos1.hap1, whole genome shotgun sequence contains the following coding sequences:
- the prkg3 gene encoding cGMP-dependent protein kinase 2 isoform X1: MSIVMLINSVFTLSDHSSHRSSSENTLEVRQSRAAVMAPEPIPEDLDIAATRVKKNPSERAQIIKAMEKNDFLSRLDEEQISMMVELLCSLDRCPGDEIIKEGTEGDSLYIVAAGELRVTQAGRHLRTLTSGDVFGELAILYNCKRTASVTANTAVKLWCIERQIYRSIMAIKSKKKREQLKGFLKTARTFKSLSEGQLSSIIDSMEEVKFQDNEVIVREGAEGDTFYIILGGQVLVTKKVNGQQKMIRYMGQGEHFGELALIREILRTATCTAVGEVTCFSIDKEVFEETVPIESLELHDDSPDLLDNVDTTEKVSLVSSLQLKDLIPALYQEGRYQGSPVTLGLGGFGRVELVTTLNHGKYYAMKKVSKKLIVEKRQTEHILFEKKLLLDIESDFIVRLYSTFKDSRYIYMVMEFCSGGELWTKLKEVNRFEESVAVFITACVVEAFSYLHKKNILYRDLKPENLMLDSKGYVKLVDFGFAKRLQRGQKTYSFCGTPEYIAPEIIQNQGHDFAADFWSLGILVYELLVGSPPFSSSEPQKIYTKVLDGVIKYPPLMGEAARSLISKLCRPRPGQRLGNTKNGIKDVRNHRWFTSINWHKLRMTQIEAPTIKLIRKGPCYINFDRFPHDKTLADEEFSGFDENF, encoded by the exons tgagcGGGCTCAGATCATTAAGGCAATGGAGAAGAACGATTTTCTGAGTCGCCTGGACGAGGAACAGATTAGCATGATGGTGGAACTGCTTTGCTCTCTGGACCGCTGCCCCGGTGATGAGATCATCAAAGAGGGGACCGAGGGTGACAGCTTGTATATAGTTGCAG cGGGTGAACTCAGGGTCACTCAGGCAGGACGACATCTACGAACTTTGACATCAGGAGATGTGTTTGGTGAACTGGCTATTCTCTATAACTGCAAACGGACAGCTTCAGTCACAG CGAACACGGCTGTTAAGTTATGGTGCATCGAGCGACAAATATACAGAAGCATCATGGCAATCAAGTCCAAGAAGAAACGTGAACAACTGAAGGGTTTCCTTAAGAC AGCTCGCACTTTTAAATCCCTGAGTGAAGGACAGCTTTCCAGCATCATTGACTCTATGGAGGAG GTGAAGTTCCAGGACAATGAAGTGATTGTACGTGAAGGTGCTGAGGGagacacattttacattattCTCGGAGGGCAG GTCTTGGTGACAAAGAAGGTGAACGGGCAGCAGAAAATGATCCGTTATATGGGTCAGGGGGAACATTTTGGAGAGCTGGCACTCATACG tgAGATCTTAAGGACAGCTACCTGCACTGCTGTGGGTGAAGTCACCTGCTTCTCTATTGATAAAGA GGTTTTTGAGGAGACAGTTCCAATTGAGAGTCTGGAGCTTCATGATGA CAGTCCAGATCTTCTAGATAATGTTGACACTACGGAAAAAGTGAG TCTAGTGTCCTCCCTGCAGCTGAAGGATCTAATCCCTGCCCTGTATCAGGAGGGTCGTTATCAGGGCAGCCCTGTCACCCTTGGACTGGGAGGATTTGGACGTGTGGAACTG GTAACCACGCTGAATCATGGAAAATATTATGCAATGAAAAAGGTCAGCAAGAAGCTGATTGTGGAGAAGAGGCAGACAGAACATATCCTGTTTGAGAAGAAGCTTTTGCTGGATATTGAGAGCGACTTTATCGTCAG GTTGTACAGCACCTTTAAAGACTCGCGCtacatctacatggtgatgGAGTTTTGCTCTGGGGGAGAGCTTTGGaccaagctcaaagaagt gaatCGTTTTGAAGAGAGCGTTGCTGTATTTATAACAGCATGTGTGGTCGAGGCATTTTCTTATCTCCATaagaaaaacattttgtacCGAGACCTGAAACCTGAGAATCTCATGCTGGACTCTAAAGGATATGTCAAGCTG GTGGATTTTGGCTTTGCTAAGCGGTTACAGAGAGGACAGAAGACCTATTCTTTCTGTGGAACACCAGAATACATCGCTCCAGAGATCATTCAGAATCAAGGCCACGACTTTGCAGCAGATTTCTGGTCACTGGGCATCCTGGTTTATGAGCTTCTTGTAGGAAG CCCACCTTTTTCGAGCTCAGAGCCACAGAAGATCTACACCAAGGTGTTGGACGGGGTGATTAAGTACCCACCACTCATGGGAGAGGCGGCTAGATCTCTAATAAGCAAGCTCTGCAG ACCACGCCCAGGTCAAAGGCTAGGAAACACCAAAAATGGAATCAAAGATGTCCGTAATCACAG GTGGTTTACAAGTATAAACTGGCACAAACTGAGAATGACCCAGATCGAGGCTCCGACAATCAAGCTCATCCGAAAG GGTCCATGCTACATCAACTTTGACCGTTTCCCCCACGATAAGACTCTGGCAGACGAGGAGTTCTCTGGGTTTGATGAAAATTTCTGA